From the Montipora capricornis isolate CH-2021 chromosome 2, ASM3666992v2, whole genome shotgun sequence genome, one window contains:
- the LOC138038634 gene encoding poly(A) RNA polymerase GLD2-like → MANTNKHGRLRYYHAPSLHDPTFHELNRYTCIPPLLGNNNLSSISRQHPKTVTFTSVQKPFNKKEIEVIDLTKSPPTRASTATISTPVESTTTNFRPVESTATISTPVESNKTIFTNVERSSSKFVDFRKQRTLSASSGEVLYNTSGQKRPAKRRHHSSAIPGFHDDVPVQQKRARQNNYSTPATNTRRLNPYDTPPPVFTINTLSVEIQEECQNSLQSQELLQTKLKLKSFLEESFSKTFPDCSLHLTGSSGNGFGGNRSDADFCLILKNLRQANVRREALIVLQKMHKMIMRDPTFCFLRNCTVVPATVPILKFFDTRSGCECDININNTVGVRNTHLLRAYCGVDHRVQPLVVIVKKWAKNHGINDASQGTLSSYALTLMVIHYLQGVCKPAVVPVLQKKYPKLFRFPEEMSDLSQQDPCKDIACNMSENRQSLGELLVGFFKYYAEDFRWDDHYISIAMGAAFRNGQWQRKLIFIEEPFDGNNVAKAVCSRASFDNIQMKFRLAWLTLRMSPSLESIKVK, encoded by the exons ATGGCTAATACAAATAAACATGGACGACTGCGATACTACCATGCACCTTCACTCCACGACCCTACATTCCATGAGCTAAACAGATATACGTGTATACCTCCACTGTTAGGTAACAATAATTTGTCATCAATTTCAAGACAACATCCGAAAACAGTAACTTTTACTTCTGTTCAAAAACCATTCAACAAGAAGGAAATTGAAGTCATAGACTTAACCAAGAGCCCACCAACTAGGGCATCCACAGCAACCATCTCTACACCTGTTGAATCCACAACTACCAACTTTAGGCCTGTTGAGTCTACAGCAACCATCTCTACACCTGTTGAATCTAACAAGACCATCTTTACTAATGTTGAGCGAAGCTCATCGAAATTTGTGGACTTCCGTAAACAAAGAACACTGAGCGCCAGTAGTGGAGAAGTACTGTATAACACAAGTGGACAAAAACGACCAGCAAAGCGGCGACATCACTCTTCAGCTATACCAGGGTTTCATGATGATGTACCAGTGCAACAGAAGAGGGCGCGCCAAAATAATTATTCCACTCCAGCAACGAATACAAGAAGATTGAACCCTTATGATACGCCGCCACCTGTTTTTACAATTAATACA cTCTCAGTAGAAATTCAAGAAGAGTGtcaaaactctctgcaaagccaagaactattacaaacaaagcTAAAATTGAAATCTTTCCTAGAAGAGAGTTTTTCCAAAACTTTTCCAG ATTGTTCACTCCACCTGACGGGCTCATCAGGAAATGGATTCGGTGGCAATAGAAGTGATGCTGACTTCTGCCTCATTTTGAAAAACTTAAGACAG GCAAATGTGAGGAGAGAGGCTTTGATAGTTTTGCAGAAGATGCACAAAATGATAATGAGGGACCCTACATTCT GTTTTCTAAGAAATTGTACAGTTGTACCTGCTACGGTACCAATTCTAAAATTTTTTGATACGAGAAG TGGCTGTGAGTGCGACATTAATATCAACAATACTGTG GGCGTTAGGAATACTCACTTGCTTCGAGCTTATTGTGGAG TGGATCATCGCGTTCAACCTCTTGTCGTAATAGTGAAGAAGTGGGCCAAGAACCATGGTATAAATGATGCAAGCCAGGGAACACTTTCCAGTTATGCTTTGACATTGATGGTTATTCATTATTTACAAG gcgTGTGCAAACCTGCTGTAGTTcctgttttgcaaaaaaaatacccA AAATTGTTCAGATTTCCAGAAGAGATGTCAGATCTGTCCCAACAGGATCCCTGTAAAGATATAGCCTGCAACAT GTCAGAGAACAGACAATCTTTAGGAGAGTTACTCGTTGGATTTTTTAAGTACTACGCTGAAGATTTTAG GTGGGACGACCATTACATTTCGATTGCAATGGGTGCTGCATTTCGTAACGGACAGTGGCAAAGAAAGCTCATATTTATAGAGG AACCATTTGACGGTAATAATGTGGCCAAAGCCGTTTGTTCGCGCGCCTCGTTTGACAATATCCAAATGAAATTTAGACTG GCATGGCTTACACTGAGAATGTCACCGAGTCTTGAGAGCATCAAGGTCAAATGA